One Coffea eugenioides isolate CCC68of chromosome 2, Ceug_1.0, whole genome shotgun sequence genomic window, tggatttaggcatagaacatgccaagatcaattcaatttttccttgcttaacctgcataaaagtagaaacactaaacaaagtagagttaAGATCGTTAGGaaaaacatatgatctcacatcctttctcgCAATCAacttactcttagaattttttatctctttctcatgctcagtagctgactttttcccctcattattctcaacctctttctccttttcaactccctcgaattttaccttttcagtcacaattctctcctccagctctttcttcatactataacgctcatgctcactcttcatgtatgctagatcaatacaaagttgcttagagttaagcgacacaagcctggtacgacgaccattaaatgtgaaggaatacttattagtatatccatcatatttgacttctcgattaaacatccaccattgtcccaacagcacatgcgtcacttgaatgggaaccacatcacacaacaccttatccacgtattgaccaatacgaaaaggaacaagtgtgtgcttagtaatccaaatatcaccactatcactttgcaacttgtaagggcgaagatgatcaatggttggaagattcaatttctcaaccaagacagcACATTGCGGAGGATTAACTTCACAACACCTTTATCAATTGGCTAAGCgcaaactttatccttgatatggcaacgtgtataaaaaCCAATACATTTTTTGAGGCTTTGATGATTCCAATTGCTGCAGGTATCTCCCGCAATGCCAGCAtagtatttactcctttaggcacacAGATGTGAGCTCCAGTTGAGCatcgtttgtctcatactttttattactgcaaaactcaacaaaaattagtagaacagtctCACTGCTCCATTACGTCGTTTCGCTCACTCTCGTGTTTTGttcaagtgtttaaaacactctaatgatctcaccaattcacttctcaaaccacttgtttgtttcctttgaagaaatcagaaattttctcaaggaagttcaatcaaactttaaccaaaatagctcccaattgtatcaaaggaacaaggaaacaaaaagtagaaatggaaagctcaagtaatgaataaggaatgaaagaggaaaaaattgatgtacaaagaaaaagaaaatccaagtacgatgatggagttcccaagtgctttacttaattgcccaattgatttttggaaacaagttaggtgttggacttatttggaaatttccttaaagtcggctaaccaaacagaattattaccaaaatttttccagattccctctccaaaagCCTTCCTAAAGTTGGctataacaaatcagaattgttcccaaaaaaattccagatttccttctcttttgaaacctcccaaagtcggctgcaaaacagaatttggtagcttcctaaccgctgaaaatttccagatttgttaccttatcaaatcagaatagcttccacgaaaaaaattccagatttcttgtctttttaaattcccctcaaagtcggctggaatttcctaaaaatttttccagatttggtagcttcctaaccccaaaattttccagaattaccTCTTCTAAAATCCCCTCaaaattttcgtcccttactctccttcaagaacaacaattcggccgtcccctctttgctccacacaaggactgttttgacgcttggtgctaaacaatggcttcacaagatgacACAAGCAACGTCACCCAAGAATACCCCAGCGGCCTGTCAAGGAACCGAAGAGTTTTAACTCCTAAGCAAGAAGCCCGTATCGGATGCAAGGAACGTACAAGAAACTGTTTATACGTTAGGGAGGTGCAACTCTTCAAGAATCAGATGGTCAAGATCTGCAAAAAACTCAACGGGGTGATACAAGTGTCAAGGCTCAAGGTGTGAAGATTTCCAAGAGGAGGTTTGTCAAAACTTTGAAAGtagtcttttcttgatgtaattttctgagTTTGTTGGAACCAATTGCGAACAAGACAGAATTGGCAATAAAAGTgcggcttccttctttgttgtttgtGCTAAACCCCGAAGCCTTTTCTttattccctttttttctttttttttttttgactctaaagAAAACAAATTACTTCGCCTGTTTTTGGGAAAGAATTCCAGAATCTAATGTAAACCAATGCTCCTCCTTCCAATCCTCCATAGATGATGCAAGACAGTACTTCCAATGTTCGAGAGACTTCAAGATTATGTTAAGAAACTACAAGAGACCTAGATATGGTAGtcctcttcaagattccaacccaaacattcaaccacaaatcagtTTTAGGgaaattattaaaaaacttGGTGGATAAACAAAGTTTGACTAGAgttttggcaagaaacttgcgcCCCAGGAAACACTACGCgcctggatttttttttttttttttttttttttactctaaaccaacacaaaacttcaagaacaatataacaagacaccaaaataagAAAGCAACACaagttatgaacaaaagtttttttttgggatgaacagtatcgctacagtagcgatgaacagtatcgctacaATGCGGCGCGgtgaacagtatcgctacagtaCGATGCTACAGTACGATCTacgtacctttttttttttttttttttttgtaataacaatcggATTTGACACAAGGAAGACACGACCagaattgcaaaataaaattgactagaaagcttacgaacaaactcaacgggatatacttgatgtcgtcgactagctctggataccaactgatgtgagacggatctagacgaacaccaagttggggtgattggcggaactttgacccttctagaatcacgagccacgaactaaggagattccttaacccacgactagcaaatttagtgaaccaaaagtatggatagacgaacgccacaatcaaggagactacttgattgataagttcaatgaacagcttgagattaattctcaagtattcaaaggaaattctcttgaggcaagagagagtgaaataactcacatatattttataaaatctgaactcctccttattgaatgaaaacctaggctatatatagccttacaacttgaaaacctaaagtgacttgaaaaccctaactcggctaggctaggcctttggcccgattccactactcaaatccactatctaatggtcagcttataattgatctaatgaaggctttaagctggcccaacataacccaataaaagctaattaaccaacttaagttatagtgagcctagactcaaTAAattcggatccaactcaacatgaggtcttggaccgaatttattcctagcaaataaaatagaaatctagaaaataaactactaactattactaaaagattcaatctcttgcagcccaaaacatggcccataagcggcccatatttcgtgtCATCACGTGTCTAATATTTCACTAGTTTCAATGATTCTGTAGATAATTATCTTGAAGTAggataaatttgatattttaagagaTAAAGTGTCTAAAATTGGAGTTTAAGAACTATATTTGAAGCACATCTATAGTTTAACAATCCAAAGTAAAATGTATcctaaaaaatataaaatttcataTTCGATGAAATGATCATGTAATTCATCAAAAAACTTTCTTGAACTTCCATTCCATAGAAAATGGTGACGATTTTTCAGTATAGCAAGAAGTCGTATAAAATCTAGTGCCAAAAATATGTATTTGGTAGATTTAGCTTCTTGTGGATTATCGCATGACAATTTAGATTGGGATAAATTCTTAAATTgtgatagaaaaaaaaatgtattctaCAAAGGGGGTAATTTGTGGAGTTGATTCTAGACTTGTgatcttcgcatttgtgaaatgcgagttcaagtacctcgcatttcacaaatgcgaggtcAGTAATTTcacggaaaaagaaaaataaatcgcATTCTTCTAATGCGAGGCTTCTGATCTCGCATTAGGAGAATGCGAGATTTATTACCTCGCATTGCATGAATGCGAGGTAGTCTTCCCAGTATCGCATTTGTGTTCAGGCCCTTTACTCTTCAGTCCAGACTCCCTTTACTCTTCAGTCGAGAGTCTTCAGTCCAGTCTTCAGTCCCTCACTCTCAGATTAAATGTTGGTCTGAGCTTTGTCATCGGAAATCAGAGCCACAGCATTGTCGTCGGAACCCGTCGGACTTCTCCTCGGAAGCTCTGGAATTTTGTAGAGGTGCGGCGTATCTCCTCAGGCGAACTTCTTCCCTTCCGAAGCTGTCATCGGAAGCTCTCTGCCATTGCAGAGGTTCCCCTTTGGGAACCCATCTGTGGTAGCTAGCTCCATTTAAGTCCGgcatctcttttcttctccatttgcCATTCCTTTCACCAGAAACAGCATAAGAGGTAAGtaagatttttgttttttgagttttaatttatttctggGATTATTTGTTTGTACGAATTGAAGTGGCTTTTATGATTTGGCAAATTATTGGACATTGTTGTTGTTAGGGTTGGCAATTTATAATGCATGTGGAATAGATTACATGTAAGGGggaaaaaataggaaaagaaTCCAAGCCACTTGTGGAATATCTGTTTCTATGgtccaaatctagaaaaaaaattagctaatgtgcaTCACCATTCAAAATCATTTAACTAGAACAATGAATGATAGCAAATAGAGGGGTGCCAAAACTGTGCCCTTTTTACTTGAAAGGTATATAATTAACTTTTTCTTCATAATTTTGCTACTGATTTAGTGATTATATTGTTGTAGTAGTTTTATGTCTATTTTGGAAGATTTTCTAGCTATTTGTTGTCTTGTGGAAGTTTTCTAGCTATGAAGCGTCAAAAGGATATACTTTGAGAAAACATTCCAATCTTGTTGCCATTGTCGTATTCTAGCTACCACTTATCTAGGGTTGTAGATGTTTTGAAATTATATCATAATGTACTGTGTTTTCATTTGTTTCCTATGTATTTAGATATTTTCCTTGCCATCATTTGCAGGACCCCGAATTATTTCCTTCCATGTCATTTGTAGgaccttttttttattttctataagTATGTTTTCTATACCTATGTTATTTAGTTTACCAACGTatattttctttgaaattgggGGAATAGATCCAAAAAGGTATATCGGAACAAGCAAGATCTACGGGAACGAGGTGGTTCATCTGAACAAATCCCTCATTGCACCCCAGATCCTCTGCTCCAGTACCTTATCTTGGTTTTCTGTGATCTCCATCATATTCATGTAGGTGCATACAAAGTTTTCGACACAAGCCAGGAGACTTGAAGAGGCTTTGATTGGTACCACTAGGAAGTTGTCCGCACGAGTGCATCGTCAGAATCTGAGGCAAATCATTGGGTAAGTCATGTAGTTTACAAGTAGATTTAATTGTAGTCATATTAACGTtctaattttttgaactttgctTGGATTCGTTTTATGGTGAATTCATGAATGTATAGTGAGACCCTCTACTgtagtatattttttaattgcATGTTATGTCGGTTGACAGGGGAGTATAAGAAATTACTGTTGTTTCACACTCTACTAATTGATACATTCCAAAATGTATAACAAGATTTAACTTAAAACAAGCACCAATTTAATGTCTAAATTATCAGAAGTGTAGTTATGCAGAAACTTTAAAGTTGATGACAGTGCTGTTTCCTAGTAAATGCTGCCACTGTTGAATAATTGCTCAAGCAGGAAACCAAGAAGAGCAGTCCAATCATTTATGTTTTATTATACCCCAAAAAAAATCCACATGTAAATGGTTTGAGATTTACCTGTCGGTTATGCACATATTCCAGAAATGAAGGGATGTCAGGATAACGACATTGATCAATATTTTGACcttgaagtgatttttggaagcAAATTATGTCCCCATCTTCAAGCTGTGAGAAAGGAAGAATCAGGTTGACTAAATAAACATTACAATAACAGAACAGAACCGTCAAATAGCATAGCAAGAAGGAAATGGCAAAAGAGATTGTAAATATCAACAGAACAGATGGCAGATACCTGACTGCCCCGAAAATTCAGCTTCTTGTCAATGTGTTCGCACATGACATTAGGGTCAAATTTTATTTCCTGGACAGAAATTCATCATATGTTAGCAATATTTAGGAACCTGAAGAAATTTTATTGAACACAAAGAGAAGTGAGAGTTCACCTCAAAGAGTTCAATTTCTTCATCAGGAGCGAAGCCAGCCAATTCATTCAGCTTGCCCAATATTTCTATTGGCTTACCGCTGGCTTTTACAAAGAGCCGTCCAACATAACTGGCATCACAAAGAGAAGCAACAGTAAGCACATCCAAAGGCAACAGAGCTAGATGCTACATCAGGAAAGATGCGATACTTATAAGAGAATCCAGATGAAGGTACCAAGAGCCGTATATGGAGAGCATTAATGAAATATTTGGTATTGATTTGGCCTTAAGAATCTTTTGCATAATAATGAGTCTGCTTCTTCTTATAGCGAAAGTTATCTTGTCTGTCTCCTATGTTACCCATAATATGTGCAAGTATCAACACCAAAGGTGCAGATTAACTTAAAAGTAGACAATATTATCCTAATGCTCTAAATTTTTAGTGCAAATCAAGGGGAACCTTCCTACTTGTAGTATTTACTGCAGCCAAGCACCCAAAAAAAAGGTGTGTGAAATATTTGTCTCAAAATAATTTATTCATACCGCAATTCCTCTTTGAAAGGATCATAAagtttgaaaaacaaaagaatctCATCCTTAGCTTTCTCAGGTAAAGGAACAGGGTGCAAATCCTGCAACACAGTATAGCATAACTCAATTAAAGCTCATAGCACAAAGCTCATAAAATGCATAAGCAAATATATGCACAAAATTGAAGTAAACACAAAAGACAAGCTAATGACAAATTACCAGGCCCAAGTCTACTTCCAAAAACAGTTTTAGCTCCGcattatttgctttatttgatACCTCTTTCAGTTGCCCAACCTACAAACATTTGAAGAGTATGAGCAGAAGGCAACTGAGGCAATAATCACCAGCAAACACCTATAACAGACTTACCACAGACAACTAATAAGGCATACAAGTAACACGAGTTCGATATAATAAGCATTGTTATCCTGCTTCTTGTAAGGCCAGCAATGAACCTGTAAATTGTAATCTTTCCTTTCCTATCAATGTTGtttacttcttcttcttctcttttttttttttataatgatGTAAACTGCATAACCTAAAATTCTAGGCAATCTTAAAAAGTGAAAAGAACTCAATTTACCAATCACATGACACACAAATTAACTAGCACTATTTCAAGAACTTCTCTAATTTCTACACTTGCACACAAGTGCTATCTTCTCAAACAATCAAGTGAAAACAGACAAATGAGCACATCACATGGGAGcctaattatatatatatatatagacacacacacacgcacacagAGATAGTTACATAGATAGAGAAGCAAAAAGTTGAAAAGCTACTCACAGATTGACCCTCTTCATGAATTGTCAGGGGTCGGTTTGGACGGTATGTATGGTTCTGGCGCTTTGCCCATAGCCAGAAACGCTGACATTGCACTGGAATACCAAACTCCTTTGCAACTTCTTCCTGGATGTTGACTCAACAGTTAAAAGCTGAATGTAGCAATCCAAAAGATACTGGTTGTGAAGTTGACAATACCGATGAAGTAAATGAAATTCCTCTATAGGTTTAACCATTGGCATAATCTTGACATCCTGAAGTTGTCCATATCCACAAGGTAAACAAGGTTACAGAAGATTTAACCATTTTGTCCATATCTCAACATCATATATTGTCTCCTTTTAAGTTCAAAAGGCCATAGGTCTAATTAATATTAAGCATTTAATGTTGGCCACTAAATGCCATATGATGTCTTATCAGCACATGAACCAAATTTAGACAGTGCTACAAACTTATGTGAATTGATACTACTACAGTTTAAAAAAGCTTAGTATTCAGTAACCTTAGACACTGCAAATCTATGCAAACAATAGACCTGCTGAAGTAACTCGATTTGGCCTACTACTACATTTCTGACACTGGTAAAAGGTAAAGAGTTTAGTATGAAGTGGTTTTTGGTCTAATACTTGGATGTAAAATGTGAAATTCACTTTCCTTTCATCTGGGACAAGGAGTTAGTTGTTGACTTACTTATCAACCAGACACTTAAGCCCAGTTAACCATGAGGAAAATAGTGCCATCTATATATACTTGGCTATTCTACTAATAGAGGCCTCAATGCTATTAAACAGAACCTGCTACAAACAGATTTACAAAGTTCAGATGTAAAAGAGAATAACTGCAATCTTTTTAACACATCAAACCCTGAAGAAAATTTGCAGTTTTATGAATTCAACTGGACCACCAGTCAAGCAGCACAACAATCATTTAAATGTAAGCGAGAGAGTACCTTGAAAAGGTTAAAAGCCATCTGTTTCTGAATCCGGAAACAACGGACCTTATCATGATCAACCAGATCAAAATATATATCTCTTCCAATTTGCTCAACTAAATCCTCATCCCGAGCAACCTAAAAGGATAAGAATTAGTGCAAGGAAATCTAAATTTCAGCAAATAAAAGGTATGGCCCATCAGTGAACCTTAATTATTGTATAGAGGTGTGCCTCtgctttttcctttctcttctgttccttttcttcttgttctttCTTCAGCCTTATCTGATGTGCAAAGTAgtaaaaattagaaaaggaaGGAACCATATAAACTTGAATAACCATTGGAAATTATTTACACTACCCTCAGGTGTTCTGCAATATCCTTCTCATCCACATTACAGATTATCTTCTCTTTGTCGCTTTCACGTATGTACACAAGCATATATGCATTTGAATACTTTGTAAATTTGAATGGTGAGTTGTTGAACCCAGGATTCGTCTGTGGTAACTGTGGCACACAAACAGAGTACAGCGACAGACAGCAAGTTGTATCATAATCAAATTACTTAGGCAGATAAAAACCAAGTACATGACCTAGAGAATATACCTCTTCCTCACCACCATACTGCTCTTCCAATGCCCTCTTCATATCCTCTTTCGTTACACGCTCATCATCAAATTTGAACCTTatcattaataaaataaaatggcaATAAATGAATTAAAACAGGAAAAGATcaccccaaaaaagaaaaggccTAAATTTGTTACATAGAAGCTAAGAAACAAAAGCCACTCTATATGATGACGCAAAGCTACAATGTTGAGCAAATTCACCACAAAAATGGCAAGGCACAAGTAAAACATGTCTAGAAGTACATGTTACATGACAATTTTAACAGTAGCAAGCATTTATATTCGCATACAAATATAAAGCAACGCATTGATAACCTACTCGATTGATGAAATTTACTAAACAAGAACATAAAGGACTAAATGCATCCAGGTAAAATGTATATCAAGCAGTGAAAATATAAGAGGAATTAACAGCTATAAGAGTTCATACCACTGATCCGAGAGCGTTGGCCTGATGTATGCATAATAATGTCCACCATGAACTCCTCCACTATGAACTAACACACtaataaaacaaaatataaaattcagACAAAATGCATCCAAGACCCAAAAGTACCAGTAACTAGTCAAAGAAAGAACGTAGCATGATAAATCAATGCAATGTACCATGTCTACTGTTAAGTCAAAAACAGTCTCATAAATATTTAACTTGACCAATAGGTTGCTCCATCAAAAAGTTATTTCCACAATCAAAGGTAAATATGGAAACATGACTTCTATAGCTGACACCAAGAAATTTGATACAACAATATAGcaatttcaatatttaaattAGGGCTTCATCGATGATTCCAACAGCACATAAATCTTCATGTTTTTAAGGCCACAGCAACAGCACAAGGAATTTAGAGTAAATGTTCTGTtttgtcttttccttttttggaagagagagagagagagagagagtaaaagAGGACGGATGAAAACAATAGAAAATTTCTGTGAAAGGATCACCAACTTTTATGAGAAAAAATTAATCATTTTAAATGATCAGAAATACTTTGGACTAGAGCCTTAAGCAACATGGAGGCAACAGGTGCTTGGCAGTTCAAATGGGCTCATAAGATCAAGATCCTGTAATTCATGACAAAGGGTTTTGCAGGAGCTATAGATGCCATGGAAAaccaaaaaggaacagaaagatACCTGTGAAGAGTGTAGAGGTTGCGAACACTCCTATCAGCCTCGGGAGATAGATACTTTCCATTCTCCCTATCAAGGTCTAGTTGCAAAGGGAACTCATATCGATCATTTATCTGTTTACCATTAGCAAGTGAGTAAAAACAGTGAAAATTAACCATTACATCTCAAGTAGAAATTAGATCAATAATTCTTTGACATGATGCAGAATTTCCAATCTGCCCGCAGTTAAGGGACAAAACCCCAGATATATTGACAAAAAGTGAAAGTCAGGAGGttattcaattttcaataatgAAATATCAGTCTAAAATGAAAGATATCCAGAAAGCAGATAAGGAAACAAGTCAACAAAATCTTCATGAAAAATCACATGCATGTATCTTGAAAAGAGATTTTCACA contains:
- the LOC113760019 gene encoding ubiquitin carboxyl-terminal hydrolase 12-like, encoding MLVPHSDFPAEGPQPMEVAPAEATSTVDAQAADDPPSARFTWTIENFSRLNVKKLYSEIFFVGGYKWRVLIFPKGNNVDHLSMYLDVADSATLPYGWSRYAQFSLAVINQIHNKYTVRKDTQHQFNVRESDWGFTSFMPLSELYDPGRGYLVNDTCVIEADVAVRRVVDYWSHDSKKETGYVGLKNQGATCYMNSLLQTLYHIPYFRKAVYHMPTTENDMPSGSIPLALQSLFYKLQYSDTSVATKELTKSFGWDTYDSFMQHDVQELNRVLCEKLEDKMKGTVVEGTIQQLFEGHHMNYIECINVDYKSTRKESFYDLQLDVKGCRDVYASFDKYVEVERLEGDNKYHAEQYGLQDARKGVLFIDFPPVLQLQLKRFEYDFIRDTMVKINDRYEFPLQLDLDRENGKYLSPEADRSVRNLYTLHSVLVHSGGVHGGHYYAYIRPTLSDQWFKFDDERVTKEDMKRALEEQYGGEEELPQTNPGFNNSPFKFTKYSNAYMLVYIRESDKEKIICNVDEKDIAEHLRIRLKKEQEEKEQKRKEKAEAHLYTIIKVARDEDLVEQIGRDIYFDLVDHDKVRCFRIQKQMAFNLFKEEVAKEFGIPVQCQRFWLWAKRQNHTYRPNRPLTIHEEGQSVGQLKEVSNKANNAELKLFLEVDLGLDLHPVPLPEKAKDEILLFFKLYDPFKEELRYVGRLFVKASGKPIEILGKLNELAGFAPDEEIELFEEIKFDPNVMCEHIDKKLNFRGSQLEDGDIICFQKSLQGQNIDQCRYPDIPSFLEYVHNRQWQHLLGNSTVINFKVSA